In Spirosoma aureum, a single genomic region encodes these proteins:
- a CDS encoding ATP-binding protein: protein MEVNSLHKILKRQINRHLTPDCLEHERFQQFIQAVNESYLNFDRDKELLEHSASLNEREYTDINEKLKEEVSQRRQSVDKLIESIHLIEVPEGEPIADFDTNNLVGLVGFLQRQIEYRKTIEDELRSAKEVAENATQAKSDFLSMMSHEIRTPLNGIVGMTYLMMQEEVPPALTENLKTLQFSIEHLQALINDILDFSKIEAGKVELEEVNFDLKHLVSNIKRAQQAKAQENGNRIRLMIDDDIPDTLIGDSLRIGQVLTNLVSNAIKFTHKGTITIELSLEHRTEEHASIYVSVQDTGIGIAPDKQEAIFTMFTQANSATTRKFGGTGLGLVITKKLLELHGSPIHIESEEGKGATFSFTLNLPISQSMAPLVSTPDAVDNKTLRGLKILLVEDYPVNVKVALKFLTMWGIEVDTAENGLLAVNKCHDNQFDLVLMDLQMPVMDGYTAAQEIRKINGELPIIALTASATFSNKDRAVEVGMVDYVTKPFNPKDLFSKIAKYSQRQISA, encoded by the coding sequence ATGGAGGTGAATTCGCTGCACAAGATATTAAAGCGCCAGATTAACAGGCATTTAACACCAGATTGTTTAGAGCATGAGCGTTTTCAGCAATTTATTCAGGCTGTCAATGAGTCGTATCTTAATTTTGATCGGGACAAAGAATTACTCGAACATTCGGCATCACTGAATGAGCGGGAGTATACGGATATAAACGAGAAATTAAAAGAAGAGGTAAGTCAGCGTCGTCAGTCGGTTGACAAACTGATTGAGTCGATTCATTTGATCGAAGTACCGGAAGGTGAGCCTATTGCTGATTTCGATACGAACAATCTGGTTGGCCTGGTTGGGTTTCTGCAACGCCAGATCGAATACCGGAAAACGATTGAAGACGAGTTGCGGAGCGCAAAAGAAGTTGCCGAAAATGCAACGCAGGCTAAGTCGGATTTTCTGTCGATGATGAGCCACGAAATCCGGACGCCCCTTAATGGAATTGTTGGCATGACCTACCTGATGATGCAGGAAGAAGTGCCGCCTGCATTGACCGAAAACCTTAAAACGCTCCAGTTTTCAATTGAGCACTTACAGGCACTGATCAACGATATTCTGGATTTTAGTAAAATTGAAGCCGGAAAAGTTGAGCTGGAAGAAGTAAACTTCGATCTTAAACACCTGGTTTCGAACATTAAACGGGCTCAGCAGGCCAAAGCTCAGGAAAATGGCAATCGAATTCGATTGATGATCGACGACGATATTCCTGATACGCTTATTGGTGATTCGCTGCGGATCGGGCAGGTGTTAACGAACCTCGTATCTAATGCCATCAAGTTTACGCATAAAGGTACGATTACAATCGAACTGTCGCTGGAGCACCGAACAGAAGAACACGCTTCGATTTATGTTTCCGTTCAGGATACGGGTATTGGCATTGCTCCGGATAAACAGGAGGCAATTTTTACGATGTTTACGCAGGCCAACTCGGCTACAACCCGTAAGTTTGGGGGAACTGGTCTTGGACTGGTCATCACCAAAAAACTACTCGAACTTCACGGTAGCCCCATTCATATTGAGAGCGAAGAAGGAAAGGGAGCAACGTTTTCATTTACACTGAACTTACCAATTAGTCAAAGTATGGCTCCGTTGGTATCAACACCCGATGCCGTTGACAACAAAACGCTGAGGGGGTTAAAGATTTTATTGGTGGAAGATTATCCCGTCAATGTTAAGGTAGCGCTTAAGTTTCTGACTATGTGGGGTATTGAGGTTGATACCGCCGAGAATGGTCTACTCGCCGTTAATAAATGCCATGATAATCAATTTGATCTGGTATTAATGGATTTACAGATGCCGGTTATGGACGGCTATACCGCAGCCCAGGAAATCAGGAAAATCAACGGTGAATTACCAATCATTGCACTGACCGCATCGGCTACGTTTAGCAATAAAGACCGGGCTGTGGAAGTCGGTATGGTTGATTACGTTACAAAGCCGTTTAATCCTAAGGACTTGTTCTCTAAAATTGCCAA
- a CDS encoding FIST signal transduction protein, translated as MKIGQSRFADGNWEMISETPGFLPEKADLVLAFGERKLLEAVKPYEYLRLLYPKAQIIINSTSGEIISDKVHDNTVVVTAIELEKTTVRTVQIDIADHKESYRAGEQIAKSLDDSDLAAIILISDGGVVNGSDLIEACNRSLNWPVPVIGGLAGDGARFERTLVGANQNPDSGKVVGIGLYGADLKVGHGSMGGWDVFGPEREVTKSSYNELYQIDDRIALDLYKDYLGKYADGLPGTALLFPLSIRITPDSQPLVRTILSINEKTKSMIFAGDIPEGSRVRFMRANLDRLIEASATAAQASLQQLGKSPELALLISCVGRKLVLGQRTEEEVEVARDIFGNQPVMTGFYSYGEIAPAGPATPGELHNQTMTITILSEQ; from the coding sequence ATGAAGATAGGCCAATCTAGATTTGCAGATGGCAATTGGGAAATGATTTCTGAAACACCAGGTTTTTTGCCCGAAAAGGCTGACTTAGTGTTGGCCTTTGGCGAGCGCAAACTGCTGGAAGCTGTAAAACCTTATGAGTATCTGCGTCTACTCTATCCCAAAGCGCAAATTATTATCAATTCTACATCAGGAGAAATAATTTCCGATAAAGTTCATGATAATACGGTGGTCGTAACAGCCATCGAATTAGAAAAAACAACCGTTCGAACCGTTCAGATCGATATTGCTGATCATAAAGAAAGTTATCGGGCAGGCGAACAAATCGCTAAATCACTTGATGATAGCGATTTAGCGGCTATTATCCTTATTTCCGATGGCGGAGTCGTTAATGGAAGCGATTTGATTGAGGCCTGCAACCGGAGTCTAAACTGGCCTGTGCCCGTGATTGGCGGCCTTGCTGGCGATGGAGCCCGTTTTGAACGCACCCTGGTAGGGGCTAACCAGAACCCGGATTCCGGAAAAGTAGTTGGAATTGGCCTGTATGGAGCCGATTTGAAAGTAGGGCATGGGTCAATGGGTGGCTGGGACGTATTTGGTCCCGAACGAGAGGTGACTAAGTCCTCTTACAACGAGTTATACCAGATAGATGACCGAATAGCCCTCGATTTATACAAGGATTATCTGGGGAAATATGCCGACGGCCTGCCTGGAACTGCACTGCTTTTCCCACTATCGATCCGGATTACTCCTGACTCTCAACCACTCGTGCGGACAATCCTGTCTATTAACGAAAAAACAAAAAGCATGATCTTCGCAGGTGATATTCCCGAAGGATCTCGTGTTCGTTTCATGCGCGCCAATCTGGATCGCTTAATTGAAGCCTCTGCTACAGCCGCTCAGGCGTCTCTCCAGCAATTGGGCAAAAGCCCCGAACTGGCCTTGCTGATCAGTTGTGTTGGCCGGAAACTGGTTCTGGGGCAGCGTACTGAAGAGGAAGTAGAAGTGGCCCGTGATATTTTTGGCAATCAACCTGTTATGACAGGATTTTATTCCTACGGCGAAATAGCACCCGCAGGACCAGCCACGCCGGGTGAGTTACACAACCAGACCATGACCATAACGATTCTATCTGAACAATAA
- a CDS encoding RluA family pseudouridine synthase: MDNTNQPRRQRGQRTNVNLTVEQPALLMAFLMEKLPHKNRNNIKSLLSNKQILIDGKVYTQFNHPLRVGQLVTVAANRASQTTQYRGITILYEDPHLIVINKQAGLLSMATNKERDRTAYSMLSDYIKKENPKNRIFIIHRLDRETSGVMMFAKSEKVQRLMQESWNATTKERTYVALVEGVPEPPKATITSYLRESKALIVYSSQNPENGQLSVTNYTVMKANQYFALLELELETGRKNQIRVHMQDIGHPIVGDSKYGATSDPIGRLGLHAEVLAFEHPITGEAMRFDAPVPKSFLSAVKEPN; this comes from the coding sequence ATGGATAATACCAACCAACCCCGCCGACAACGCGGCCAGCGTACGAATGTCAACCTCACTGTCGAGCAACCCGCTCTGTTGATGGCATTCCTGATGGAGAAACTGCCCCACAAAAACCGAAATAATATTAAATCCTTACTCAGCAATAAGCAAATCCTGATTGACGGTAAGGTATATACGCAGTTCAACCACCCCTTGCGGGTCGGCCAACTAGTGACCGTAGCCGCCAACCGGGCTTCCCAAACCACTCAATACCGGGGAATCACTATTCTCTATGAAGATCCTCATCTGATTGTGATCAACAAACAGGCCGGCCTTCTCTCGATGGCAACCAACAAGGAACGGGATCGGACGGCTTACAGTATGCTGAGTGATTATATCAAGAAAGAGAATCCTAAAAATCGTATTTTCATTATCCACCGGCTCGACCGCGAAACCTCCGGTGTGATGATGTTTGCCAAGAGTGAAAAAGTTCAACGGTTAATGCAGGAGTCCTGGAACGCAACAACCAAAGAACGCACGTATGTGGCACTGGTTGAAGGAGTTCCCGAACCGCCCAAAGCTACAATTACGTCCTATCTGCGCGAAAGCAAGGCACTGATCGTTTATTCGAGCCAGAATCCTGAAAATGGCCAGTTGTCGGTTACTAATTATACGGTAATGAAAGCCAATCAATACTTTGCCCTGTTGGAACTTGAATTGGAAACGGGTCGGAAAAATCAGATTCGCGTTCATATGCAGGACATTGGCCACCCAATAGTTGGCGATTCCAAATATGGCGCAACATCTGACCCCATTGGTCGGTTAGGTCTACATGCCGAAGTACTTGCGTTTGAACACCCAATTACAGGCGAGGCCATGCGTTTTGATGCACCTGTGCCGAAGAGTTTTTTGAGTGCCGTAAAGGAACCGAATTGA